A region of Clostridium acetobutylicum ATCC 824 DNA encodes the following proteins:
- a CDS encoding TldD/PmbA family protein yields the protein MKVKMSEFLIEKKQIIKRLIQILTKDFKYVSVLGTDSHGKRYIVQKTGVEISDSFWNERGFVVRVYNGTGYSEYSFNELDENNIDALAQNIKNRVNAQIETLDKKFKITKYNVINENKIEDSFLGEVKILPEGCSSQYIIERLNKIKDKALNISNLIIDAKAIFHQVHVSKIFISNNKDLYQSYVWSEGYVNVLSRKGNITRSNYSSSSGLNGPELLDEMDTKVENTVDIAIKLLDAEAVKPGEYDVICSPEVSGIIAHEAFGHGVEMDMFVKNRAKAVEYIDKPVASELVTMRDGARSAKHVSSYLFDDEGVMGTDTVIIQDGILKTGLSDTLSAMRLGTKPTGNGKRFSFERKTYARMTNTFFVEGKDKVEDMFASIKKGYLLDCPYSGMEDPKNWGIQCMLNYGLEIKDGKLTGKIVSPVVLTGYVPDLLKSISMVSDKIELAGSGACGKGYKEFAKVSDGGPYIKAKVRLG from the coding sequence ATGAAAGTTAAAATGTCTGAGTTTTTAATAGAGAAAAAACAGATCATAAAAAGACTGATACAAATACTAACTAAAGATTTTAAATATGTTTCTGTTTTAGGTACGGATTCTCATGGAAAAAGATATATAGTGCAGAAAACAGGTGTGGAAATTTCTGATTCATTTTGGAATGAAAGAGGTTTTGTTGTAAGGGTATACAATGGCACAGGATATTCTGAATATTCATTTAATGAATTAGATGAAAACAATATAGATGCTTTGGCACAAAATATAAAAAACAGGGTAAATGCACAAATAGAAACGCTGGATAAAAAATTTAAGATAACTAAATATAATGTAATTAATGAAAACAAAATAGAAGATAGTTTTTTAGGAGAAGTTAAAATTTTACCTGAAGGTTGCAGTAGCCAATATATAATTGAAAGGCTTAATAAAATAAAAGACAAAGCCTTGAATATCTCTAATCTTATAATTGATGCAAAGGCAATATTTCATCAGGTTCATGTATCAAAGATTTTTATTTCAAATAATAAGGACTTATACCAGTCTTATGTGTGGAGTGAAGGATATGTAAATGTTTTATCTAGAAAGGGAAACATTACAAGGTCTAATTATTCCTCAAGCTCAGGGTTAAATGGTCCTGAATTATTGGATGAAATGGATACTAAGGTTGAGAATACAGTTGATATAGCAATTAAGTTATTGGATGCAGAGGCAGTAAAACCAGGTGAATATGATGTTATTTGTTCTCCTGAAGTATCAGGTATAATTGCACATGAAGCTTTTGGACATGGAGTTGAAATGGACATGTTTGTAAAGAATAGAGCTAAGGCAGTTGAATATATAGATAAGCCTGTAGCGTCTGAACTTGTAACAATGCGTGATGGAGCGAGAAGTGCAAAGCATGTGTCGTCATATTTATTTGATGATGAGGGGGTTATGGGAACTGACACTGTGATAATACAAGATGGAATACTAAAAACAGGGCTTTCAGACACATTATCAGCTATGAGGCTAGGTACTAAGCCTACAGGTAATGGTAAAAGATTTTCATTTGAGAGAAAAACTTATGCTAGAATGACAAATACCTTTTTTGTAGAGGGAAAGGATAAAGTGGAAGACATGTTTGCTTCTATAAAAAAAGGTTATTTACTAGATTGTCCTTATAGTGGTATGGAAGACCCTAAAAATTGGGGAATTCAATGTATGCTTAATTATGGATTAGAGATTAAAGATGGAAAACTAACGGGAAAAATAGTTTCTCCAGTAGTATTAACAGGTTATGTTCCTGATCTCTTAAAATCAATTTCTATGGTTTCTGACAAAATTGAACTTGCAGGAAGTGGAGCTTGTGGTAAAGGGTACAAAGAGTTTGCCAAGGTTTCAGATGGTGGGCCATATATTAAAGCGAAAGTGAGGTTAGGATAA
- a CDS encoding metallopeptidase TldD-related protein, translated as MINKIKNILESKNIDEYKIIEERISSEEAFFVKSDIDMTRSKDVHHFKVTVYKNFEQDKAKYTGSSSFNIDPTMKIDEIDKTIEDGIFAAGFVKNEYYSIPKIKIEKIENVKSKFSEETLSYWMPKLAEALYKNDNEKNGGINSAEIFLNKNYKRIVTSYGVDASYESYEGMIEFVTTWKEKDEEIELYKMLTFSDYDPKTISEAVNEMLFLAKQRAIAKNTVKSGRYKVILSGNPVKEVLSYYVDKTSAANIYNKISTLKVGDSIQGDKVKGDLINLTLDPRVENSIYSAPIDNDGLPLSRIDIIKDGKLEIYHGDLRHSYYLKNKATGNIKNFVVNGGSKTIDDMKEEPYLELVTFSDFQMNSTTGDFGGEIRLGWYYDGEKTIPITGGSLSANISDIDDNIFLSKEIQKESGFVGPKAIEMSNVVIAGE; from the coding sequence ATGATAAACAAAATAAAGAATATATTAGAAAGTAAAAATATTGATGAATATAAAATAATAGAGGAAAGAATAAGTTCTGAAGAGGCGTTTTTTGTAAAATCAGATATTGATATGACTAGAAGTAAAGATGTACATCATTTTAAGGTTACTGTTTATAAAAATTTTGAGCAGGACAAAGCTAAATATACGGGAAGTTCTTCTTTTAATATAGACCCAACTATGAAAATAGATGAAATAGATAAGACAATCGAGGATGGTATTTTTGCAGCAGGTTTTGTAAAAAATGAGTACTACAGTATTCCTAAAATTAAAATCGAAAAAATAGAAAATGTTAAAAGTAAGTTTTCAGAAGAGACGTTATCTTACTGGATGCCGAAATTAGCTGAAGCGCTGTATAAAAACGACAATGAAAAAAATGGTGGAATCAATTCTGCTGAAATCTTTTTAAATAAGAATTACAAAAGAATAGTTACATCTTATGGAGTTGATGCTAGCTATGAAAGCTATGAAGGTATGATTGAATTTGTAACAACATGGAAAGAAAAAGATGAAGAAATAGAATTATACAAAATGCTAACATTTTCAGATTACGATCCTAAAACTATATCTGAAGCTGTTAATGAAATGTTATTTTTAGCAAAGCAGAGAGCTATAGCTAAAAACACGGTGAAGTCTGGAAGATATAAGGTTATATTAAGCGGAAATCCTGTGAAGGAAGTTTTAAGTTATTATGTTGATAAGACAAGTGCTGCAAATATTTATAACAAAATATCTACACTGAAAGTTGGGGATTCAATTCAAGGAGATAAGGTTAAAGGGGATCTTATAAACTTAACGTTGGATCCAAGGGTTGAAAACTCAATTTACTCAGCACCTATAGATAATGATGGATTGCCATTATCTAGAATAGATATTATTAAAGATGGAAAATTAGAAATCTATCATGGTGATTTAAGACATAGCTATTATTTGAAAAATAAAGCTACAGGAAATATTAAAAATTTTGTTGTAAATGGTGGAAGTAAGACTATAGATGATATGAAAGAGGAGCCATATTTAGAGCTTGTAACATTTTCTGATTTTCAAATGAATTCTACTACGGGTGATTTTGGGGGAGAAATAAGACTTGGATGGTATTATGATGGAGAAAAAACCATACCTATAACAGGAGGCTCCTTAAGTGCTAATATATCAGACATAGATGACAATATATTCTTATCGAAAGAAATACAAAAAGAGAGTGGTTTTGTGGGACCTAAGGCAATAGAAATGAGCAATGTAGTAATAGCAGGTGAATGA
- a CDS encoding DeoR/GlpR family DNA-binding transcription regulator, which produces MFAEERQKEIKAILDREGSIKVNELSVHFDVSEATIRRDLKEMEDRRILKRTHGGAVPIDITNFEASFVDKKDEGQVEKLAIGKYAANMIKNGDTIILDSGTTTLEIAKNIDAEDITVITNSIDIASELLNRKDKKIELIVAGGILRPNTRAMVGNLCESVFKNFRVDKAFIGANGITSIEGITTPNFTEAQAKKAMINAANKVIVVADSSKFENICFSMICKAEYATAIVTSGELSEEDIKDFKDLGVQIIVA; this is translated from the coding sequence ATGTTTGCAGAAGAAAGGCAAAAAGAAATAAAAGCTATTTTAGATAGAGAAGGTAGTATAAAGGTAAATGAATTATCAGTCCATTTTGATGTTTCAGAAGCCACAATAAGAAGAGATTTAAAAGAAATGGAAGATAGAAGGATTCTCAAAAGAACACATGGAGGCGCAGTTCCAATTGATATAACTAATTTTGAGGCGTCTTTCGTTGATAAAAAAGATGAGGGACAAGTTGAAAAGTTGGCTATAGGAAAGTATGCGGCTAATATGATTAAAAATGGGGATACTATAATATTAGATTCAGGAACAACTACTCTTGAAATAGCTAAAAACATAGATGCAGAAGACATAACAGTTATAACGAATTCTATTGATATAGCATCAGAATTATTAAACAGAAAAGATAAAAAAATCGAGCTCATAGTAGCTGGAGGAATTTTAAGACCTAATACTAGAGCAATGGTTGGGAATTTATGTGAGAGTGTATTTAAGAATTTTAGGGTTGATAAAGCTTTTATTGGAGCAAATGGAATAACTTCAATAGAGGGAATAACAACACCAAACTTTACTGAAGCTCAAGCTAAAAAAGCAATGATAAATGCAGCGAACAAAGTAATAGTAGTCGCGGATAGTTCTAAGTTTGAAAATATTTGTTTCTCCATGATTTGTAAGGCAGAATATGCTACAGCAATTGTTACAAGTGGGGAATTATCAGAAGAAGATATAAAAGATTTTAAAGATTTGGGAGTACAAATAATAGTCGCATAA
- the pfkB gene encoding 1-phosphofructokinase, protein MVITVTLNPAMDKTLNIDNFNVGVVNRVSNIRYDIGGKGINVSKVLKNFNIESKCTGFIGGMWEKDFREELDKRGIKNEFITVSGNTRTNTKIVDDLNKVYTDINEAGPSISSKELEMFMNKFKDMCNKDDIVVLSGGVAPGIPKNIYGTLTKIAKEEGSFVILDAEGELLSEGIKENPYIIKPNDMEFELLLNKKFKNNTDIIDGAKEVIGLGVSNVLISLGSKGALFVNKDKSYYAKGLVVPVKSTVGAGDSMVAAFVYGIINSLNEKEILRFSIACGAASVSTEGTEACSLEDVKELLKSVVIEEV, encoded by the coding sequence ATGGTAATAACTGTAACATTAAATCCTGCAATGGATAAAACTCTTAATATTGATAACTTTAATGTAGGAGTTGTAAATAGAGTAAGTAATATAAGGTATGATATTGGTGGTAAAGGAATAAATGTATCAAAAGTATTGAAAAATTTCAATATAGAGTCCAAATGTACTGGTTTTATTGGTGGTATGTGGGAGAAAGATTTCAGAGAAGAGTTAGATAAAAGAGGAATAAAAAATGAATTTATAACTGTAAGTGGAAATACTAGAACAAATACTAAAATTGTAGACGATTTAAATAAAGTATATACAGATATAAATGAAGCAGGACCAAGCATAAGTAGTAAAGAACTTGAAATGTTTATGAATAAATTCAAAGATATGTGCAATAAGGATGACATCGTTGTATTATCAGGAGGAGTAGCTCCAGGTATTCCAAAGAATATATACGGAACTTTAACAAAAATAGCTAAAGAAGAGGGTTCTTTTGTAATCTTAGATGCAGAAGGAGAGCTTCTAAGTGAAGGAATAAAAGAAAATCCGTATATCATAAAACCTAATGATATGGAGTTTGAACTTCTTTTAAATAAGAAGTTTAAGAATAATACTGACATTATAGATGGAGCAAAAGAAGTAATTGGATTAGGAGTTTCAAATGTTTTAATATCACTAGGATCTAAAGGAGCTCTGTTTGTAAATAAGGATAAATCATATTATGCTAAGGGTTTGGTAGTTCCAGTTAAGAGCACAGTTGGTGCAGGAGATTCTATGGTAGCAGCATTTGTATATGGAATTATAAATAGTCTTAATGAGAAAGAAATATTAAGGTTTTCTATAGCTTGTGGAGCGGCATCAGTTTCAACTGAAGGGACCGAAGCTTGCAGCTTGGAGGATGTTAAAGAATTATTAAAAAGTGTAGTTATTGAGGAGGTATAA
- a CDS encoding PTS sugar transporter subunit IIA, translated as MSTKDMFSKERVTFNLKAKTKEEAINELIEILYNDGKVTDKEELKRAVLKREEEFSTGIGMGIAIPHGKCSAVKEAAITFGLSKEGIDYQSMDDKPAHLFFLIAVPEESSDIHLKALSEISRKLMHTEVREKIKNAQSFEEFITVFE; from the coding sequence ATGTCAACTAAGGATATGTTTTCAAAAGAAAGGGTCACATTTAATCTTAAAGCTAAAACTAAGGAAGAAGCCATAAATGAGCTTATAGAAATTTTATATAATGACGGAAAGGTTACTGATAAGGAAGAATTAAAAAGAGCTGTATTAAAAAGAGAAGAGGAATTCTCTACTGGTATAGGTATGGGAATAGCTATTCCGCATGGTAAATGTAGTGCAGTTAAAGAGGCTGCTATAACATTTGGATTAAGCAAAGAGGGAATAGACTATCAGTCAATGGATGATAAACCAGCGCATTTATTCTTTTTAATAGCTGTTCCAGAAGAATCTAGTGACATACATCTTAAGGCTTTAAGTGAAATATCAAGAAAACTTATGCATACAGAAGTAAGAGAAAAAATAAAGAATGCCCAAAGTTTTGAAGAGTTTATAACAGTTTTCGAATAA
- a CDS encoding PTS fructose transporter subunit IIC yields the protein MKKLVAITSCPTGIAHTYMAAEALQMAAEEMGHKIKVETQGSVGAENVITTSDVNDADAVIIAADTNVDKSRFAGKVLIEVPVKDAIKDPKGLINTALSSNKIYGNSNEKSKVEEKREDKGRASGVYKHLMTGVSFMIPFVVAGGILIALGFAIGGIYVFKTPGTIGETIFSTGKQAFALMLPVLAGYISFSIADRPGLVPGFVGGALASTIGAGFIGALLAGFIAGYFVVLLKKYIKLPKALDSLMPVLIIPVLSTLFIALVMMFILGDPVKAINNGLTGFLKGLSGANAAVLGIVLGCMMAFDMGGPFNKAAYVFATGTITTTGTTIMAATMAAGMVPPLAIALATVIGKKKFNEQEREAGKAAWALGLSFITEGAIPFAAADPLRVIPSMMAGSAVTGALSMIFGSRLAVPHGGVWVLFIPHVVTNLGGYIISILVGMVVSALLLVALKKDIVRK from the coding sequence ATGAAAAAGTTAGTTGCTATAACATCTTGTCCAACAGGAATTGCACATACGTACATGGCAGCAGAGGCACTTCAGATGGCAGCAGAAGAAATGGGTCATAAAATAAAAGTTGAAACTCAAGGTTCGGTAGGAGCAGAAAACGTAATAACTACTAGTGATGTAAACGATGCAGACGCAGTTATTATAGCAGCAGATACTAACGTTGATAAATCCAGATTTGCTGGTAAGGTATTAATAGAAGTTCCAGTTAAAGATGCTATAAAGGATCCAAAGGGACTTATAAATACAGCACTTAGCTCAAACAAAATATACGGAAACAGTAATGAAAAATCTAAAGTAGAAGAGAAAAGAGAAGATAAGGGCAGAGCTTCAGGAGTATATAAACACTTAATGACAGGAGTTTCCTTCATGATACCTTTTGTTGTAGCAGGAGGAATACTTATAGCACTAGGATTTGCAATCGGCGGAATATATGTTTTCAAAACACCAGGAACAATCGGAGAGACAATATTTAGTACAGGAAAACAAGCATTTGCATTGATGTTACCAGTTTTAGCAGGATATATTTCATTCTCTATTGCTGACAGACCAGGACTTGTTCCGGGATTTGTTGGTGGTGCTTTAGCAAGTACTATAGGCGCAGGATTTATAGGAGCGTTGCTAGCAGGTTTTATCGCAGGATATTTTGTTGTACTATTAAAGAAATATATAAAACTTCCAAAAGCACTTGATAGTTTGATGCCAGTACTTATAATACCAGTACTTTCCACATTATTTATAGCACTCGTAATGATGTTTATTCTAGGCGACCCAGTAAAAGCAATCAATAATGGACTTACAGGTTTCTTAAAGGGATTAAGTGGAGCAAATGCAGCAGTGTTAGGTATAGTTTTAGGATGCATGATGGCATTTGATATGGGAGGTCCTTTCAATAAAGCAGCATACGTATTCGCTACAGGAACAATAACAACTACAGGAACAACTATAATGGCTGCTACAATGGCAGCAGGAATGGTACCACCTCTTGCAATAGCACTTGCAACAGTAATAGGAAAGAAGAAATTTAATGAGCAGGAAAGAGAAGCAGGAAAAGCAGCATGGGCACTTGGATTATCATTCATAACAGAAGGCGCAATACCATTTGCAGCAGCAGATCCTCTTAGAGTTATTCCTTCGATGATGGCAGGCTCAGCAGTAACTGGAGCATTATCAATGATATTTGGTTCAAGACTTGCAGTTCCACATGGAGGAGTATGGGTATTATTTATACCTCATGTTGTTACAAATTTAGGAGGATATATAATATCAATACTAGTAGGTATGGTAGTATCAGCGTTATTACTTGTAGCTTTAAAGAAAGACATAGTAAGAAAATAA
- a CDS encoding CatA-like O-acetyltransferase translates to MKYIDMSNWKRRDHFNYFRNLDYPHFNICANLDITNFYNYIKENKLPFFISVLYASTKTANGIQEFRLRIREDKLIEHEIVHPSFTIMTEGEVFNFCDAKFIENYTDFKDNTLKEIEKAKLNTCLKNDKKRDDLLYTTSIPWISFTSISHPINTNTTDSIPRIAWGKFFNENGKVKLPFSVQAHHAVVDGVHAGHFFNIIQEMFNNPTKYFF, encoded by the coding sequence ATGAAATATATAGACATGTCAAACTGGAAGAGACGGGATCACTTTAACTATTTTAGAAATCTTGATTACCCTCATTTTAATATATGTGCAAATTTAGATATTACAAACTTTTATAATTACATAAAAGAAAATAAATTGCCTTTTTTTATATCGGTTCTATATGCTTCAACTAAAACTGCCAATGGTATACAAGAATTTCGACTTAGAATACGAGAAGATAAATTAATTGAACATGAAATTGTACATCCTTCTTTTACTATAATGACTGAAGGAGAGGTATTCAACTTTTGTGATGCTAAGTTCATAGAAAACTATACTGATTTTAAAGATAATACATTAAAAGAAATTGAAAAAGCAAAGCTCAATACCTGCTTAAAGAATGATAAAAAACGTGATGATCTATTATACACAACAAGTATACCTTGGATTTCCTTTACCAGCATAAGCCATCCAATTAACACAAATACTACTGATAGCATACCGCGAATAGCTTGGGGGAAGTTTTTTAATGAGAATGGAAAGGTTAAGTTGCCATTTTCTGTGCAAGCTCATCATGCAGTTGTTGATGGTGTTCATGCAGGACATTTTTTTAACATCATTCAAGAAATGTTTAATAACCCCACAAAATATTTTTTCTAG
- a CDS encoding ABC transporter ATP-binding protein encodes MLLEIKNLVKRYGDFLAVDNVNLSIEEGEILGLLGPNGAGKTTIIDCIIGLNKIDSGSIRIFGMDFLKNEMAIKKSIGIVTQTISVYDDLNVYDNVMYFGGMYGLRGKKLKEYAREALNFVGIWDNARKFPKQLSGGMLRRLNIACGIVHKPKLIIMDEPTAGIDPKSRSNLLESIKELNKNGATIIYTSHYMEEIERICSSIAIINEGRIIAKGDKEELKSLAAKEEKIKIKPSALNYTIVDEIKKIYGVKECSINADYIDIVSDKNSKNIAKIIDMIVGSGLEVLDVIIDRPSIETVFLALTGRNLDN; translated from the coding sequence ATGCTTCTAGAAATAAAAAATTTAGTTAAAAGGTATGGAGATTTTTTAGCAGTTGATAATGTTAATTTAAGTATAGAAGAAGGAGAAATATTAGGGCTTTTGGGACCTAATGGTGCTGGAAAAACAACTATAATAGATTGCATAATAGGATTAAATAAAATAGATTCTGGAAGTATAAGAATTTTTGGAATGGATTTTCTAAAAAATGAGATGGCTATAAAGAAATCTATAGGAATAGTAACTCAGACTATATCTGTGTACGATGATTTAAATGTATATGACAATGTAATGTATTTTGGAGGAATGTATGGTCTTAGAGGAAAGAAGCTTAAAGAGTACGCAAGAGAAGCATTAAATTTTGTAGGAATTTGGGATAATGCAAGGAAGTTTCCTAAACAGCTTTCAGGGGGTATGCTTAGGAGGCTTAACATAGCTTGTGGAATTGTACATAAACCAAAGCTTATAATCATGGATGAGCCTACTGCTGGTATAGATCCAAAGTCTAGAAGCAATCTTTTAGAATCAATAAAGGAGCTAAACAAAAACGGTGCAACTATAATTTATACTTCGCATTATATGGAGGAAATAGAGAGAATCTGTAGTAGTATAGCTATAATCAATGAAGGGAGAATTATTGCAAAGGGCGATAAAGAGGAGCTTAAGAGCTTAGCAGCAAAGGAAGAAAAAATTAAAATAAAGCCGTCAGCATTAAACTATACTATTGTGGATGAAATAAAGAAAATTTACGGAGTTAAAGAATGTAGTATAAATGCAGATTATATCGATATAGTTTCGGATAAAAATAGTAAGAATATAGCTAAAATAATAGACATGATTGTGGGGTCTGGATTAGAGGTTTTAGATGTTATCATTGATAGGCCTAGCATAGAAACAGTTTTCTTGGCCCTTACAGGAAGAAATTTGGATAATTAA
- a CDS encoding ABC transporter permease: MRILHIAYYIFKKEFKSSIVMMIIFPIALIAILGNSLKSDFSGGISYQENIEVYADNKGSYQEIDNFIKGSEAFRNKINIIKANSNKKAILDLENKKYDAYIHVDDKNMLKLHVKADKIDSFDYSIIKNFVYSCAEDLSSKGYKNGNENTVSTINFSNQSFSYYSVTMLVMIILYGTIYGINAISTDRNKNIRERIGSLPIKQSNMVLGKMMGLVLVIILDASIVFLFSKFAYGIDQGNNYIAILAVIFLYSFFAIGLGMCIELIISSKEVSKYIVEILIPIFTILSGGYVSRRILGDKLTEFSMFSPSYAAQNIIFNAIYALNIGTKMFYIELIILDLILGTLVLILARRRLT; this comes from the coding sequence TTGAGAATATTACATATAGCCTACTACATCTTTAAAAAAGAATTTAAATCTAGCATAGTAATGATGATAATATTTCCTATAGCTCTAATAGCTATTTTGGGAAATTCACTTAAAAGTGACTTTAGTGGAGGTATAAGCTATCAAGAGAATATAGAAGTTTATGCCGATAATAAGGGGAGCTATCAAGAGATAGATAATTTTATAAAAGGTAGTGAGGCTTTTAGAAACAAGATTAATATAATAAAAGCTAATTCTAATAAAAAAGCAATACTTGATTTGGAAAATAAAAAATATGATGCCTATATACATGTAGATGATAAAAACATGCTAAAGCTACATGTAAAAGCAGACAAGATAGATTCTTTTGATTATTCAATAATAAAAAATTTTGTTTATAGTTGTGCAGAAGACTTATCAAGCAAAGGATACAAGAATGGTAATGAAAATACAGTCTCAACAATTAATTTTAGTAATCAATCATTTAGCTATTATTCAGTAACAATGCTTGTCATGATAATTTTGTATGGAACTATATATGGTATTAATGCTATAAGTACAGATAGAAACAAGAATATTAGAGAAAGAATTGGTAGTTTACCTATTAAACAAAGTAACATGGTTTTAGGAAAAATGATGGGACTTGTATTAGTTATTATATTAGATGCTTCAATTGTGTTTTTATTTTCAAAATTTGCTTACGGAATTGATCAAGGAAATAATTATATAGCAATTTTAGCTGTGATATTTTTATATTCTTTTTTTGCGATAGGGTTAGGAATGTGTATAGAATTAATAATATCAAGTAAAGAGGTGTCAAAGTATATAGTTGAGATATTAATACCTATATTTACAATTCTATCAGGAGGGTATGTTAGTAGGAGAATTTTAGGAGATAAATTAACTGAATTCAGTATGTTTTCTCCTAGTTACGCAGCTCAAAATATAATTTTTAATGCTATATATGCACTTAATATAGGTACCAAGATGTTTTATATTGAACTTATAATCTTAGATCTTATTTTAGGGACACTAGTACTTATTTTAGCAAGGAGGCGATTAACTTGA
- a CDS encoding ABC transporter permease produces MNIILFGIKRLMNKKRMVIFVYLLPLIFSIFVMNISTSKIKVGFVDDDKTKLTKIIRNKLEDNYDLVCVKSDESKIAIANNSVTTVIAIEKGFTKNIFYGKDIKLKLYTDKKSEYHKIVNQNISILIQNARRIYSISNKNVNIFYKNISKPIYKTQISNSTGKMKQQGTISIMFNFLVMFLLLNSCIFSRSVINDDRRIFAAPISVRSYVLQNLSLLVLVDIIQVLLVFVEITILYGSIIFQYFLPLLLLFLSASIMSVTFAMLLNGVLNKTWQTSFSIIPMCMLGGCFWGIDNMPKEFRFAAQFVPTKWVVDGINNILIYNNYKVLNMDILIILLFAIAFLFTGTITKKDVIK; encoded by the coding sequence TTGAATATTATACTCTTTGGAATAAAGAGGCTTATGAATAAAAAGAGAATGGTAATATTTGTTTATCTCCTTCCTCTGATATTTTCAATTTTTGTAATGAATATTAGTACGTCAAAAATTAAAGTAGGTTTTGTAGATGATGATAAAACTAAGCTTACAAAAATAATTAGAAATAAATTAGAAGATAACTATGACTTAGTTTGTGTAAAAAGTGACGAAAGCAAAATTGCAATTGCAAATAATTCTGTTACTACTGTTATTGCAATAGAAAAAGGTTTTACGAAGAATATATTCTACGGAAAGGATATTAAATTAAAATTATATACTGATAAAAAAAGTGAGTATCATAAGATAGTTAATCAAAATATTTCAATACTTATACAAAATGCACGAAGGATTTATTCAATCTCAAATAAAAACGTAAATATCTTCTATAAAAATATATCTAAACCCATTTATAAAACTCAAATAAGCAACTCTACCGGTAAAATGAAACAGCAGGGTACAATATCAATTATGTTTAATTTTCTAGTCATGTTTTTACTTTTAAATTCTTGTATTTTTTCAAGAAGTGTTATAAATGATGATAGAAGAATTTTTGCAGCACCAATTAGTGTAAGAAGCTATGTTCTTCAAAACCTAAGCCTTTTGGTTTTGGTTGATATTATTCAAGTACTTTTAGTGTTTGTAGAGATTACTATATTGTATGGAAGCATAATATTTCAGTATTTTCTACCGCTTTTACTACTGTTTTTATCGGCATCAATAATGTCAGTTACATTTGCAATGCTTTTGAATGGAGTATTGAACAAAACTTGGCAAACATCATTTAGTATTATTCCAATGTGCATGCTTGGAGGGTGCTTTTGGGGAATTGATAATATGCCAAAGGAGTTTCGATTTGCAGCACAGTTTGTACCTACTAAGTGGGTTGTTGATGGTATAAATAATATATTAATTTACAATAATTATAAAGTATTAAATATGGACATCTTAATAATTCTGTTATTTGCAATAGCATTTTTGTTTACTGGGACTATTACTAAAAAAGATGTAATAAAGTAA